GGGATCATTAAGAGGTTCTCCGCCGAAGAGGACCACACCACCATGTTGACCGGGATCTGGTCCGAGATCTCCCTGGATCCAGATCTGATGGCTGGAGCCACCGCCCTGAAGGGGCTGGTGGGATTTCGAGACGCCCTCATCCTCGTCGACAGGGCGCTTCCCCTTTGAATAGGTTGTAAGATTCCCGTCCTGATGATGGCGACCAGAAAAAGTATTTATCATCAGTCCGGCGAAATAGGGTGGCGAGGTGAAATGGTTTGCAGAAGAGTCTCCTTCTCCTCGGCCTGCTATTCTTCACCGCCGCCCTGGCCAGCGGCCAAACGTGCTACGAGCCCTCGCAGGAGTCCGAAGGCCTCGACGATCCCGTCGACGGCTCGGAGGGGATCAGCCTCTCCGACCTCGGCGAGCTCCTCCTATTCGAGAGCAGAGCTTACGGCTTCGCCGTCGCCTACCCCTCCGCCTGGACCGCCGAAGAGGCGGACCCCAACGACCTCGGGATCGTGGCGGGCTTCCTCCCCCCGGGGGAGAACCTGATCGACCCCGACAACTACGTCACCGTCCAGATCGAGGATCTCCCCGGGGGGACTAACCTTCCCGAGTACACCGAGGCGGTCCTGGCCAACCTGAGAAGCTCTTACGACGACTTCGAGGTTCTGGCCGAGGGGGAGATGAAGATCTCCGAGGAGCCGGCCACCGTCATCGGCTACGGGGCGACCGTTGAAGGGACGGCGTACCAGGTCCTCCTAGCCTACACCATAAAGGAGGATAGGGCATACGTCATAACTTACCGCGCTCTGGCGGAGAGGTACTCCGAGTTCGAGGACGACGCAAAACGGATGATCAACTCCTTCAGCCTGAGTTGAGGGACCATCGGGCCCCTCTCCCCCATTTTTTGTCGGCATTTTAATGAAGAAGGATCCGCTCCTGATTAAAAGCACCACGTCACCTTATCATCAGGTTTCCTAGCCCCACCAGGAAGAGGGCGAGCATCAGCCACCCCAGGATCCCCTCGAAGATCACCAGGTACCTGTACCTCCCGCGGGCCCGGTACTCGGCCGGCGCCTGGGCGATGAAGACGAGGGAGCTGAAGTAGATCGCCTCCCCGAGACCCGGGGGCTCCGGGCCCGCGGAGCCTGCGGCTGCGGCCGCCTCCATTGGCGAGGCCTCTTTTGCCCCGCCCGCGCTGGAGGGCTTTGACACACCCCCCTCCGGCTGGAGGAGGCCGCCGGTACGGCGGTCCGAAGGAGGGGCAAATCGCAGGCCGTCGATCATCCCCTCTGGGCCATGCTCGAGTACTCCGCAGCGTACTGGTTATTCGGGTCGAGGGCGAGGATGGCGTCAAACTCCCCCCTCGCCTCCGGGCGGCTCCCGTTCCAGTAGAGCTCAAAGCCCCTCTCGAAGTGCTGGGTCACCTCGCTCGGGGTGGTGTCGATGTTCAGCTCCGATATGAAGCTCTTGGCTACGTTTATCGGGATCAGGAAGTTGTATCCCTGAACGTCGAGCCATTCCCCAGAGACGAGGGTCCTGCCCGAGCCGAAGGTGGCGATCCCGATCACCTCGCCTTCAGCGTTGAAAGCAGGGCCTCCGCTGTTTCCGTGGTAGATGGCGGCGTCGGTCTGGAAGACCTCTGACTTGTCAGGCAGCCTCTTTTCAGCGCTTATGATCCCCGAGGTGACCGAGGGGACGTATTCGGTCTCCGGGGAGAGGAACGCGTTCTGCCAAGAGGTGGTAACCCCCGGATACCCGATCACCACGACCTTGTCGCCCACCTCGACGTCCTTTGAGTTCCCCAGGGTTGCCGTCGGCAGATCATTGGAGGTCTCGATCTTTATGATCGCCAGGTCCTTTCCAGACCTGTACTTGTAGTCGCCGTAGGAATACCACACCTCCTGGGGGCTGATCTTCCTGATCTCGGCGGGGTAGCCCACTGGCGACCGATCCAGGATGCTGGGGGCTCCGAAGTATACCATGATCTCCCGTTTGTAGTCGAGATCGTATTCCGCGAGGAACAAATTATATAGCCACTGAAGATCTTCCTCGGTAACAGGATATGGGTCCTTACCGTTGGCGATATAGGTCGGCGGGAACTCTCTCGCCGCCCACTCCAGGGCCTGGCGTGCGAACTCCGCCTTCAGCTCCTCTTCCGTCTCCTGGACGACGTGGGCGTTGGTGACGATGTAGCCGTCAGAGTTCACCACAAACCCTGACCCGGAATAGCCGACATAAAACTGGGGGATCTGTACCTCCAATTCGGACACCTCATCGTCTCCCTTAAAAAGAAAGACCGAATGTTTTCCGTCATCATTCAAGAGGTAACCGTTGTATTCTGTGGTTATCATCACCACGGATGGCCTTCCCAGATAGCTCACCCGATTTTCGACGGTGATCTCATCGCTTGCAAAGGCGGCGGATATTATCGACCCGACAAATAATATCGAATATACGACCTTCAACGAGACTTCGATTCTTTCGGACGCCATGATCGACCCTCTTATCCGAGAGAGACCTCCAAGGTCTTTAATTTTTCCGGCCGAAGATCAGGGCGCCAAGATTTCTATGGCTGAAGAGATCCCAGAGGTTACTGAGGTTACAAAATCCCGGAGCTTCGGCGGGATCTGGATCATAAAATTTATAAGTATCAAGAGGGTATTTTTATGTGAGGTATAATAGTTTGTCTCGTATAAAATTCATAATATACTGTGGGTCGCCCTTTTTTCTCTGATTTTGACGGTCGGCATCGGAGCTTCAGAAGATGCATATTCTGGCAGCACCTCGACGGCTGATGAAATGGCCAAAGATAACTCGGAAGGCGACATCAGCGCCCTCCGATCTGCGTTGGAAGAGGATGGGTTTATCGTACAGGAAGGGGTCTTGAGCTACTTCGACATCATCGGCCTGTATAATAAAGGCCTCATCCAGAGCTGCTTCGGGAATAACCCCGCCACTCCCTACGTGGCGTTCTGGTTGCCTGCGGGGCCGGGACAGACGGGAAGAAGCCTCCTCAAAACTCCTGGAGGGCTGGCGGTGGACTGGCACCTCCGACAGGACGAAGCGGTGGTTTACATCGGCAAAACCCCTCCGGAGTGCAGCTACTTCAGCTATCGAAGCTACGTATTTGACAAGTTCTATCCCAACGAGGGCGTATATAAGCGGATCTTCGGAGATCTCGGCGATGCGCTGAACCTGAGGACGATAAAGACGGAAGGGACGCCGGATGGCACCGACGGCGATCCGTTCGACGAGACCACCCTCATCATATCAACCGCCGACGGGGGCATCGATGAACGCGTAAGAGAGGCGGCTTTATTGGCGGGGTATTCTCCGTCCATCATGAACACCGACGTGATCCCCTCGTCCATATTGAATATGGGCCTTGAAAACCGGTCAGATACCTTCGCCTTCGTCATCCGGGTGAACTTCTTCAAAGACGAGGTTGCAGGCGAAGCGTACGTAAACGATCCTCCGGGCACCGTCCTTCGAATAACTCCCGCAGAGCCAGCAACGCTGGACCCCTACAAAGTGCCCGATCTGAGGGTCCGTGGCAGCGGGAACGCCAGCGAGCTGGATCTGACGCCGAACCTCAACGATCTGAGACGGGCCATCCTCGAAAGGTATGGCGACTTGGAGGCGACAGAGCTTGAAACCCATGTCTGGCTTTACAACCCACCCCAGGGATACGACGGCATCCAGAGAGGTGCGAACGTCTTCGGCCCCAATCGAGATACGTTCTATCTCAATTCCACCTCCTTCACCCTCGGCGACGATCCCGACGAGTTCCTGATAGTCTACGGCGTCAACCACGCGGCGACGGGGAAGGCCACCTATTCGAACTTCGCCCTCTACGGCGCGGACATCCTGAACGGCGTCGGCTGCGTCAACAACCAGGACCTTTCGGGCACCGCGAAAGAATACATGCCGGAGAACCCCGACGCAGATCTCCTATACGTCTGGAAGGTGGCTCGCAACTGCAGCGGAGATCCTCACTGCCTGGAGATACCGTGGGGCGTCAAGGCCTATGGGATCGAGCTTGATCAGCCGGCATATGTGGGGTTCAGAGGGTATCTGGAGCAGAATATGGCGGTGAGTTCCAGCTACGACGAGATCCTCTACGACTCGAGGAGTTTATACATGGCTGAAGTAGTTGTTATGGCGGTGAGTTCCAGCTACGACGAGATCCTCTATGACAGGGTGATCAAGTTCAGCCCGACAAAATAGGCACCTTATAAATGCCTTCTAAATGGCGGGGCGTTCAAAAGACGCCCTATCCCCATTCTTTCTAAACCAGGAGCTTCAGAGGTTCAAAGCCAGGGAGATGATTTTAGTCGCCGAGGCGACCCTTCTAAACCGGCTCCAAAAACGCCTTCTGGCTGGTGATGTTGACCTCGAAGATCCGGCCTTTTGCCTCTTTCGTCCTGCCCAGGATGTCCTCCATCAGGACCTTGTCACCTCTGGTGACGAGGACGACGACCCCCTCCATCAGGCTCTCCTTCTCGCCCTTCATGTAAACGGACAGCTCGCACATTTTTAATCCCCTCGAAAAATCCCGGTTGTTTTCTAAAATTTAAGTAGCAGGCGGACCCGGTGGGATTCGAACCCACGACCCCCGGGTTAGAAGCCCGGTGCTATATCCTGGCTAAGCCACGGGCCCGCTACTCCGTCGAAGTTCAGGCCGCCTCGGGGAGCTTCTGCCCCAGGGACGCCTTCAGCTGATCCTGGAGCTGAGTGAAGCGCTTCTGGATCCGCTCCTCCTGCTTTCCGAGGGTCTTGAGCCGGAGGTCGAGGACCTCCTTCTTCTCCTGGTACTCCTCGATAAGCTTCGTCCGATCGGCCTTGAAGAGCACCTCGCCGACGCTCTTATAAATAACAGCGCCCTCGGGGCTCGCCTCCAGCTCCTTGACCGCGGACTCCGTCTCCCTTATCATCATCTCTATCTGGCTCTTCTGGCCCAGCAGCGCCTGAGCCTGCTGCTGAAGCTGCTGAAGCTGTGCTATCTGGTTCTGTACCTGGGGTGGCAATTCGGTGCTCATACCTTCACCATCTTGATTGCTATATCGACCAGCCTGATCCACGTGTTCAGGGCAGCCCTGAGGGATACCAGGTCCTCGCTCTCCACCTTCAGGAGGACCGCCCCCTCCACCGCCTCGATCCGGACGTGGCTCCTCTGGATCTGATCCTCCGCCTCGGGGGCGAGGGCGGCGGCGACAGCCTCGGGATCCTCGACCTCGAAGGCGATCTCCGCGCTGCCCCTCATATCTCCAACCTGAGGATCAGATCCCCGTCGTCGACGAGATCGATCGTCCCGTCTTGGACCCGGACGAGCCGCCCCTCGGAGGCCGTGGGCGAGAGGTCGAGGCCGAAGAACTCCGCCACCTCGGCGGCGGCCTTCCCCGATCCGACCACCGCGGCCCTCTTCCTCGTCAGCCTCTTCGCCCCGCCCTCCTGGACGGCCGAGAAGCGGAGGATCCGCTCCTCCCCGCCCGACCTCCGGGCGAGGCCCGCGGGGCCTCCGGACCCTTCGACCACCACCATCCAGACCTCGTCGCCGTCCTCGAGGCCGCTCTTCCCCCGGGTCATGTACCGAGCGCCGAAATAGTTCGCTAGAACCCGGCCGAACCTCCTCGCCCGGGGCGAGGGCCTCCTGGAGGTGGTGAACCTCATCAGACCGCTTTCATCCTCTTGACGGTCGTCGGCCTCTCCTTCATGAGGATCCGATGGCCGCAGTAGGGACACCTGATGCCGCTGTACTCGTAGTCTACCTCCACGGTCTTCTTGCATCTGGTGCACCTGTAGGCCAACTTATTCAGCCTCCACAGCCCTCTTGACGGACCGGGCCACAGACTGGCCGACGGAGGTCACGGGTATGTAGGTTCCGCCGGCGAAGGTGTGGCCGCATTTGGTACACCTCCAGATCCCGGTCCCCTCTCTCCTCACCCGGATCCGGCCGCAGACGGGACAGTCGTACTTCCTCGTGCTCCGCTCCTCGATGTCCGCGACCAGCTTTCGGATCTTCCTTCCGTACCGAGGCCCAAACCTTCCGGCGGACCTGGTCTTCCTTCCCTTCTTGAACTTCTTGACCATGATTTATACTTCCAGAAACTTCTCCCGGATCTCCTTAGCCCGCTCACATGCTATATCAACGATGCGGTAGATCTTATCCTGGCTGAGGAATCCGGGGCCGCTCTTCTGCATCCCGCAGACCGATCCATCGGCGGTGGTGATCACCGTCAGCTTCGTGTCCGCCACCGACTCCTCGTCGGTGTCGGGATCAAAGATAATGGCGTCGCCGAACTCGACGGCCGTGGTGGCCACGGGGACGTCCCTCACCGGCAGCGGGTAGTCCTCCCCGAGGCCGTACTGGGCCGCGGGTACCGTCGCCGTCATCAGGGCGGCGATCGCGCCGAGGCTCGAGGCGTCCATCAGGTTTCCGCAGTCGTCGAGGACGTGGACGTCGATGAAGACTATCCAGACCTTCTCCCCCGGGGCGATGCAGAGGGAGGGGAGGTCTATCGCCCCCGACTCCCGGACGCCCCGATCGACGACCCGGGCGAGCTCGATCCCCACCTCGTTGGGGGGGCCGGGCTCGAAGTTCGGGGAGGCTAGAGGCACCAGCTCCGCGTTGGTGATGATAACCCCCTTGTTGGGGGTGTCCGCGAAGGGCTCCCCCGGCTGGATCTTGACCCCCACCAGAACCCGGGTCTTTCCGAGCCTGACGTCAGCGCTGCCGTCGGCCTTCCTGATCGTCCCCGTCTGGAGGGTGATCTCCCGGTACTCGTCGAAGGCCCTCCCGTCGGCCCTCTCCCCCTTTAAGACCAGGTGGTAGAGGTAGTCCTTCCGAATCTCCGCCATTACAACGTCGCTCATGCCTCTTCCTCCGCCTCGGCCGCCTCGCAGCTCTCCGGAGCGGCGATGGAGCTGTACCTATCGACGAGGACCCGCCTCTGGACCTCGTATATCTGCTGGCACCCCACCTTCGCCAGCTCCAGGGCCCGCCGGAACTCGTCCCTCGAGAGCCGCCCGTCCATCTGGAGGAGGGTGATCTCCCCCCCGGGGGTCATGGCTATGGGGACGTCCGCCTCCCCGAAGTTGTCCTCGGCCTTCATCGGATCGAGGACGATCTCGCCGTCGACCTTCCCGGCGGCGCAGGAGGATATCAGCCCCTTCATCGGGATCCCGGCGTCCGCCAGGGCGACGGAGGCCGCGTTGATCCCGGCGGTCCTGGTCCCGGCGTCCGCCTGGAGGACCTCGACGAAGATGTCCACCACGGACCGGGGGAAGTAGGAGGTGAGGATCACCGACGCCAGGGCCTCCCGGCTGACCTTCGATACCTCGTAGCTCCGCCGGTCGGGGCCGGGCCTCTTCCTCTCCTCGACGGAGAAGGAGGCCATGTTGTACCTGTACCGGACTATCGCCCGGGTGACCTCCTGGAGATGGCGGGGGTGGACCTCCCGGGGGCCGTAGACGGCCGCTATCACTTTGTTGTCCCCCATCTCGATGTAGCAAGAGCCGTCGGCCCTCTCCAGGACGCCCACCTCTATCTTGATGGGGCGGAGCTCGTCGGGCCGCCTCCCGTCGAGCCTCAATCCATCTTTGAAGAATGATAACTTCTCATCCATGCCGATCAACTTCTCGCCTCTTTCTCAGATCTCAGAAACTCCATTATCCTGTCGGTGAGCCCCGTAGTATGAGCCTCCTTCTCGATGATGAGGATCGTCTTCAGGGCAAGGTCCATGTCGTCGTCGTTGCCGTCGACCCAGATCCTGCCGTTCTGGCCGACGAAGAGGTTGCAGTTCAGCTCCTTCTTGAGCATATTTATCATGGAGCCTCCCTTGCCGATCAGCCTCGGGACCCTCGTCGGGCTTATCTCCGCCACCCTCCCCCTCGTCAGGATGCCGAGCCTCCTGTCGTTCATCGTCAGCTCGACCTTCATGGTGGAGTCGACGTCCTTGACCCTGGTCATCACGGAGCTTCCGATCCGGAGGTACTTGGACATCTCGTTCATCTCGATCTTCCTCGGCAGCTCGGATATGTGGAGGAGCCCCTCGTAAGGGGAGTTTATGTTGACGATCCAGTTGGAGAAGACTATGTCCTGGACGGTGCCTATCACCGTATCTCCCGGGGCGGGGACGTACTTTCCGGCGAGGGGTATCACCCGCACCTTATCCTTGTAGCTGCTGGCCATCCCGTAGAGGAGGGAGCGGACCTTCCCGTCCTTTACGTAGGTGCCCTCCCCCGACGCTTTGGGATCGTCCGATAGAAGGTCTCCGGGCACCACCACGTTGCGGTCGTTATTGTGATCCATTCCTAAATCCTCGATCAAATCGTCATCGTTTCAAGAGCTTCGTCTCCGCATCCCCTTTGGAGAGGCGGTTGACGAGGCCGTAAAACTCGTTCTGAAGGCCGGCGGGGAGCCGAACCACCCCGATCCACGAACCGTCGTTCTGCCACTGCTCCCTCTGGAGCTTTCCGAAGGAGGCGATCTCGCCGTAGGCCTTGGGGGCGTACGCCGGCGGGATCTTGACCGCCACGTCCACCTCCTCGAACCTTATCGGTATTATCGGCCTTATCGCCTTCATGGCGAGGTTGACCATCTCCTCCACCGACTTGGTGGGATCGACGTTGAAGTGGGCCTCTTCCATCGCCCTTTCGATCCGGGCGGGCGGATGAGGGGTCCCCGTCTGGGGGTTGATGGCGTTGGTGGCTATGACGTGGACGACCTGCCGCCGCTTGTTCTCGATGATCTTCTTCCTCTGATCAGCCGTCAGCTGGATCTCACCCTTCTTGAGGATCTTCGCGGCTATCGTCAGAACGTCCGTCGTCTCGAAGGCCCGGAGGAGATCCTCCTCGGAGCTCCTGTCGCCGCGGCCCGCGTTCTCGAAGACGTCCTCGGCGGCGAGGATCTTCTCCAGGTCCAGATCGTCCCCCTGACGATAGGCAAGAGCCCCCTCGGGGTCCACCAGGACCTCGAAGACCGTCCCGTGGGTCTTGAGCCTGGCCGTCACCGCCTCCTCCAGGGTGACCATCTTCACGCCTCGCCAGCACCCTCGCCGCCGATCTTGGCCTTCATCTCCGCCACCCGGGAGGCGACGTCATCCTCTTCGAGCTTACAGAAGAGCTTCTCGTGGAGCTTGATCACCCCGATCTCGGTGGTGGAGGCCTCGAACTTCCCCTCGGCGGCCTTGTAGAGCGCCTCCAGCCCCAGGAGGATCGCCTCGTCGCAGTTCATATCCTCCCGGTACTTCTCCTCGAAGATCTCCATGACGGCAGACCTTCCAGCGCCGATGCCGGTGGCCTTATACTCGAGGAGGGCGCCGGAGGGGTCGGTCTCGAAGAGCCGCACCCGGGCGTCGTCGGCGCCGACGATGAGGAGCGAAGTCCCGAAGGGGCGGACGCCCCCGTACTGGGTGTAGGTCTGCTTGAAGTCGCAGATCTTCTTGGCCAGGACCTCGACCCCTATGCTCTCGTCGTAGACGAGCCGGTTGATCTGGGACTCCACTCGGGCCCGGTCGATGAGGACCCGGGCGTCGGCGACGAGGCCGGAGGTAGCGGCCCCTATGTGCTGGTCGATCTGGAATATCTTCTCTATCGACTCGGGCTCCATCAGCCTGCTCGTGATCCTCTTGTCCACCAGGACCGCCACGCCGTCGACCGCCTTTATCCCCACGGCGGTGGTGCCTCTCCTAACGGCCTCGCGGGCGTACTCCACCTGAAACAGCCGCCCATCGGGGCTGAACACCGTTATAGCCCTATCATAACCCATCTGAGGTGCCATCTGCATCAATATCCTCTCCGCGTAAATCAAAAGAGGTCAGTCCCACGTATCGTGTGCCTGATCCTTCCGTCATCTTCGGGTCGTCTGGAGAGAGGTCGATCTCCCGACCACGAACTCGCACCACGGATCCAGAAACTGGACCTAAATCGACTCTTCTCTTATTTTCGTCGGGCTGTAAGATCGATTGCGGTATATACTTTTCTGTCGCCGCTTTTATCGAGCCCGAGATCCCCCTAACCCTGATCGCCGCCCTCATCCCCCCTACGGAGTTGACGGTGGCGAGGAGGGCCCGGCACTCCTCCGTCCTGGTATGAGTGGAGCGGAGGAGGCCGAACCGGCCGTCGAAGGA
The sequence above is drawn from the Methanothrix harundinacea 6Ac genome and encodes:
- a CDS encoding DNA-directed RNA polymerase subunit P, whose translation is MAYRCTRCKKTVEVDYEYSGIRCPYCGHRILMKERPTTVKRMKAV
- the psmA gene encoding archaeal proteasome endopeptidase complex subunit alpha, coding for MQMAPQMGYDRAITVFSPDGRLFQVEYAREAVRRGTTAVGIKAVDGVAVLVDKRITSRLMEPESIEKIFQIDQHIGAATSGLVADARVLIDRARVESQINRLVYDESIGVEVLAKKICDFKQTYTQYGGVRPFGTSLLIVGADDARVRLFETDPSGALLEYKATGIGAGRSAVMEIFEEKYREDMNCDEAILLGLEALYKAAEGKFEASTTEIGVIKLHEKLFCKLEEDDVASRVAEMKAKIGGEGAGEA
- a CDS encoding 50S ribosomal protein L37ae: MVKKFKKGRKTRSAGRFGPRYGRKIRKLVADIEERSTRKYDCPVCGRIRVRREGTGIWRCTKCGHTFAGGTYIPVTSVGQSVARSVKRAVEAE
- the rrp4 gene encoding exosome complex RNA-binding protein Rrp4, giving the protein MDHNNDRNVVVPGDLLSDDPKASGEGTYVKDGKVRSLLYGMASSYKDKVRVIPLAGKYVPAPGDTVIGTVQDIVFSNWIVNINSPYEGLLHISELPRKIEMNEMSKYLRIGSSVMTRVKDVDSTMKVELTMNDRRLGILTRGRVAEISPTRVPRLIGKGGSMINMLKKELNCNLFVGQNGRIWVDGNDDDMDLALKTILIIEKEAHTTGLTDRIMEFLRSEKEARS
- a CDS encoding prefoldin subunit beta yields the protein MSTELPPQVQNQIAQLQQLQQQAQALLGQKSQIEMMIRETESAVKELEASPEGAVIYKSVGEVLFKADRTKLIEEYQEKKEVLDLRLKTLGKQEERIQKRFTQLQDQLKASLGQKLPEAA
- a CDS encoding CooT family nickel-binding protein is translated as MCELSVYMKGEKESLMEGVVVLVTRGDKVLMEDILGRTKEAKGRIFEVNITSQKAFLEPV
- a CDS encoding ribosome assembly factor SBDS → MVTLEEAVTARLKTHGTVFEVLVDPEGALAYRQGDDLDLEKILAAEDVFENAGRGDRSSEEDLLRAFETTDVLTIAAKILKKGEIQLTADQRKKIIENKRRQVVHVIATNAINPQTGTPHPPARIERAMEEAHFNVDPTKSVEEMVNLAMKAIRPIIPIRFEEVDVAVKIPPAYAPKAYGEIASFGKLQREQWQNDGSWIGVVRLPAGLQNEFYGLVNRLSKGDAETKLLKR
- a CDS encoding Rpp14/Pop5 family protein, giving the protein MRSWLPVLRDRRRYIAFEVEAEGRVRGGDLVAEIRAAQTSLFGDLGAAKNRLRVISFDGRFGLLRSTHTRTEECRALLATVNSVGGMRAAIRVRGISGSIKAATEKYIPQSILQPDENKRRVDLGPVSGSVVRVRGREIDLSPDDPKMTEGSGTRYVGLTSFDLRGEDIDADGTSDGL
- the rrp41 gene encoding exosome complex exonuclease Rrp41 → MDEKLSFFKDGLRLDGRRPDELRPIKIEVGVLERADGSCYIEMGDNKVIAAVYGPREVHPRHLQEVTRAIVRYRYNMASFSVEERKRPGPDRRSYEVSKVSREALASVILTSYFPRSVVDIFVEVLQADAGTRTAGINAASVALADAGIPMKGLISSCAAGKVDGEIVLDPMKAEDNFGEADVPIAMTPGGEITLLQMDGRLSRDEFRRALELAKVGCQQIYEVQRRVLVDRYSSIAAPESCEAAEAEEEA
- a CDS encoding S1C family serine protease; this encodes MSELEVQIPQFYVGYSGSGFVVNSDGYIVTNAHVVQETEEELKAEFARQALEWAAREFPPTYIANGKDPYPVTEEDLQWLYNLFLAEYDLDYKREIMVYFGAPSILDRSPVGYPAEIRKISPQEVWYSYGDYKYRSGKDLAIIKIETSNDLPTATLGNSKDVEVGDKVVVIGYPGVTTSWQNAFLSPETEYVPSVTSGIISAEKRLPDKSEVFQTDAAIYHGNSGGPAFNAEGEVIGIATFGSGRTLVSGEWLDVQGYNFLIPINVAKSFISELNIDTTPSEVTQHFERGFELYWNGSRPEARGEFDAILALDPNNQYAAEYSSMAQRG
- a CDS encoding PsbP-related protein, translated to MQKSLLLLGLLFFTAALASGQTCYEPSQESEGLDDPVDGSEGISLSDLGELLLFESRAYGFAVAYPSAWTAEEADPNDLGIVAGFLPPGENLIDPDNYVTVQIEDLPGGTNLPEYTEAVLANLRSSYDDFEVLAEGEMKISEEPATVIGYGATVEGTAYQVLLAYTIKEDRAYVITYRALAERYSEFEDDAKRMINSFSLS
- the rrp42 gene encoding exosome complex protein Rrp42 translates to MSDVVMAEIRKDYLYHLVLKGERADGRAFDEYREITLQTGTIRKADGSADVRLGKTRVLVGVKIQPGEPFADTPNKGVIITNAELVPLASPNFEPGPPNEVGIELARVVDRGVRESGAIDLPSLCIAPGEKVWIVFIDVHVLDDCGNLMDASSLGAIAALMTATVPAAQYGLGEDYPLPVRDVPVATTAVEFGDAIIFDPDTDEESVADTKLTVITTADGSVCGMQKSGPGFLSQDKIYRIVDIACERAKEIREKFLEV
- a CDS encoding KEOPS complex subunit Pcc1, which translates into the protein MRGSAEIAFEVEDPEAVAAALAPEAEDQIQRSHVRIEAVEGAVLLKVESEDLVSLRAALNTWIRLVDIAIKMVKV